Proteins encoded in a region of the Triticum dicoccoides isolate Atlit2015 ecotype Zavitan chromosome 3A, WEW_v2.0, whole genome shotgun sequence genome:
- the LOC119272411 gene encoding cytosolic sulfotransferase 5-like codes for MASSPQSSSSAPKADDEAASHKEIYDRLLEVVSTYPTAPSGIGRPYTHHPDGWYAFTPAVVNSMVIKRHLKARDTDVFLATFPKSGTTWLKALLFATLRRTADGPALAPLAAHSPHQLIPFLEFQVFANGRIPDLSSLPAPRVLMTHIPSQSLPESVAASGCKVVYLCRDPKDCFVSLWHFWNGFAASPWDLGEALLQFCDGVSLFGPFWEHVLGYWRWHVERPEQVLFLTYEELAADTVGQLRRLAAFVGCPFTAEEREARVDREIVEACAMESLAGLEVNRSGKTAMTETSVANNIFFRRGVVGDWKNHLTPEMARRMDEITKNKFRGSGLALTPATADQN; via the coding sequence ATGGCGTCCTCTCCACAATCCTCCTCCTCTGCACCCAAAGCCGACGACGAGGCAGCGTCCCACAAAGAAATCTATGACCGGCTCCTAGAGGTCGTGTCCACCTACCCGACGGCGCCCAGCGGCATCGGCCGCCCGTACACCCACCACCCAGATGGCTGGTACGCGTTCACGCCGGCCGTCGTGAACTCCATGGTCATCAAGCGGCACCTCAAGGCGCGCGACACCGACGTCTTCCTCGCCACCTTTCCCAAGTCCGGCACCACCTGGCTCAAGGCGCTCCTGTTTGCGACCCTCCGCCGCACCGCGGACGGGCCCGCACTCGCGCCGCTCGCAGCCCACAGCCCCCACCAGCTCATCCCTTTCCTCGAGTTCCAGGTTTTCGCCAACGGCCGGATCCCCGACCTGAGCTCCCTCCCTGCGCCGCGGGTCCTGATGACGCACATCCCGTCCCAGTCGCTGCCGGAGTCCGTGGCCGCCTCCGGCTGCAAGGTGGTGTACCTGTGCCGGGACCCCAAGGACTGCTTCGTGTCGCTCTGGCACTTCTGGAACGGGTTCGCGGCGTCGCCATGGGACCTCGGCGAGGCGCTTCTGCAGTTCTGCGACGGCGTTTCGCTGTTCGGGCCTTTCTGGGAGCACGTGCTGGGCTACTGGCGCTGGCACGTGGAGAGGCCGGAGCAGGTGCTCTTCCTGACCTacgaggagctcgccgccgacacgGTCGGTCAGCTGAGGCGCCTCGCTGCGTTTGTCGGGTGCCCGTTCACGGCAGAGGAGCGGGAGGCCAGGGTAGACAGGGAGATCGTGGAGGCATGCGCCATGGAGAGCCTGGCGGGACTAGAGGTGAACCGGTCCGGGAAGACCGCCATGACCGAGACGTCAGTGGCGAACAACATATTCTTCCGGCGCGGTGTCGTTGGCGACTGGAAGAACCACCTGACGCCGGAGATGGCGAGAAGGATGGATGAGATCACCAAGAACAAGTTCAGAGGATCGGGGTTGGCGCTGACACCGGCAACTGCAGATCAGAACTAG